Within Streptomyces antibioticus, the genomic segment TCGATGACCACGACCCGTACGTCCGACATCGGCGCGACGCTCCAGCAGATCGCCGAGCTGACCGCGTCCGGCTGCCAGATCGTCCGCGTCGCCTGCCCCACGCAGGACGACGCGGACGCCCTGTCCACGATCGCCCGCAAGTCGCAGATCCCGGTGATCGCGGACATCCACTTCCAGCCGAAGTACGTGTTCGCGGCGATCGAGGCCGGCTGCGCCGCCGTGCGCGTGAACCCGGGCAACATCAAGCAGTTCGACGACAAGGTGAGGGAGATCGCCAAGGCCGCGCGCGACCACGGCACTCCGATCCGCATCGGTGTGAACGCGGGCTCCCTGGACCGGCGTCTGCTCCAGAAGTACGGCAAGGCGACGCCCGAGGCGCTGGTGGAGTCGGCGTTGTGGGAGGCGTCCCTCTTCGAGGAGCACGACTTCCGTGACATCAAGATCTCGGTCAAGCACAACGACCCGGTCGTGATGATCGAGGCGTACCGCCAGCTCGCCGCCCAGTGCGACTACCCGCTCCACCTCGGGGTCACCGAGGCGGGTCCCGCCTTCCAGGGGACGATCAAGTCGGCGGTGGCGTTCGGGGCGTTGCTCTCCCAGGGGATCGGGGACACCATCCGGGTCTCGCTGAGCGCGCCGCCCGCCGAGGAGGTGAAGGTCGGCAACCAGATCCTGGAGTCGCTGAACCTCAGGCAGCGCGGTCTGGAGATCGTCTCCTGTCCGTCGTGCGGCCGGGCCCAGGTGGACGTCTACAAGCTGGCCGACGAGGTCACGGCCGGCCTCACCGGCATGGAGGTGCCGCTGCGCGTCGCCGTCATGGGCTGTGTCGTCAACGGCCCCGGCGAGGCGCGCGAGGCGGATCTGGGGGTCGCCTCCGGCAACGGCAAGGGCCAGATCTTCGTCAAGGGCGAGGTCGTCAAGACCGTCCCCGAGTCGAAGATCGTGGAGACCCTGATCGAGGAGGCGATGAAGATCGCCGAACAGCTTGAGCAGGACGGCGTCGCGGCGGGGGAGCCGGCCGTCACCGTGAGTTGAAGAGCACGGACCGAAGGGGGCCCGACGTGACGATCCTGGAGAACATCCGGCAGCCGCGCGACCTGAAGGCGCTGTCCGAGCCGGAACTCGGCCAACTGTCCGAAGAGATCAGGGAGTTCCTGGTGCACGCGGTCGCCAGGACCGGGGGGCACCTCGGCCCCAATCTGGGGGTGGTGGAACTGACCGTCGCGCTCCACCGGGTCTTCGAGTCCCCGAGAGACCGCATCCTGTGGGACACCGGCCACCAGAGCTATGTCCACAAGCTTCTGACGGGACGTCAGGACTTCTCCAAGCTGCGCGGCAAGGGCGGCCTGTCCGGCTATCCCTCCCGCGAGGAGTCCGAGCACGACGTCATCGAGAACAGCCACGCCTCCACCGCGCTGGGCTGGGCCGACGGCCTCGCCAAGGCCCGCCAGGTGCAGGGCGAGAAGGGCCATGTGGTCGCCGTCGTCGGCGACGGCGCCCTCACCGGCGGGATGGCCTGGGAGGCGCTGAACAACATCGCCGCCGCCAAGGACCGGCCGCTGATCGTCGTCGTCAACGACAACGAGCGCTCCTACGCGCCGACCATCGGCGGCCTCGCCAACCATCTGGCCACCCTGCGCACCACCGACGGCTACGAGAAGGTCCTCGCCTGGGGCAAGGACGTCCTGCTGCGCACCCCGGTGGTGGGTCACACCGTCTACGAGTCGCTGCACGGCGCCAAGAAGGGCTTCAAGGACGCCTTCGCCCCGCAGGGCATGTTCGAGGACCTCGGCCTGAAGTACGTCGGCCCGATCGACGGACACGACCTCAGGGCCGTCGAGTCCGCGCTGCGCCGCGCCAAGCGCTTCCACGGGCCGGTGCTGGTGCACTGCCTGACCGAGAAGGGCCGCGGCTACGAACCGGCGCTCGCGCACGAGGAGGACCACTTCCACACGGTCGGGGTGATGGACCCGCTGACCTGCGCGCCGCTCGCCCCGTCCGGCGGGCCGTCGTGGACGTCGGTGTTCGGCGACGAGATCGTCCGGATCGGCGAGGAACGCGACGACGTCGTGGCGATCACGGCGGCGATGCTGCACCCGGTGGGCCTCGGCGCCTTCGCCGAACGGTTCCCGGACCGGGTGTGGGACGTCGGGATCGCCGAGCAGCACGCGGCCGTCAGCGCGGCCGGCCTCGCCACCGGCGGGCTCCACCCCGTCGTCGCCGTCTACGCCACCTTCCTCAACCGGGCCTTCGACCAACTGCTGATGGACGTGGCGCTGCACCGGTGCGGGGTGACGTTCGTGCTGGACCGGGCCGGTGTCACCGGCGCCGACGGGGCCTCGCACAACGGGATGTGGGACATGTCCGTCCTCCAGGTCGTCCCCGGCCTGCGGATCGCGGCCCCGCGTGACGCCGAGCAACTGCGCGCCCAGTTGCGGGAGGCGGTCGCCGTGGACGACGCGCCGACCCTGGTCCGCTTCCCGAAGGAGTCGGTCGGACCGGAGATCCCGGCGGTCGGCCGGGTGGGCGGCATGGACGTCCTGCACCGCTCCGACACCACCGAGACGCCGGACGTCCTGCTGGTGGCCGTCGGGGTGATGGCCCCCGTCTGCCTCCAGGCCGCCGAACTGCTCCAGGCGCGTGGCATCGGCTGCACGGTCGTGGACCCGCGCTGGGTCAAACCCGTCGACCCGGCGCTGCCCGGACTGGCCGCCGGACACCGGCTGGTGGC encodes:
- the ispG gene encoding flavodoxin-dependent (E)-4-hydroxy-3-methylbut-2-enyl-diphosphate synthase, giving the protein MTAVSLGLPEVPARPVAERRVSRRIQVGSVAVGGGAPVSVQSMTTTRTSDIGATLQQIAELTASGCQIVRVACPTQDDADALSTIARKSQIPVIADIHFQPKYVFAAIEAGCAAVRVNPGNIKQFDDKVREIAKAARDHGTPIRIGVNAGSLDRRLLQKYGKATPEALVESALWEASLFEEHDFRDIKISVKHNDPVVMIEAYRQLAAQCDYPLHLGVTEAGPAFQGTIKSAVAFGALLSQGIGDTIRVSLSAPPAEEVKVGNQILESLNLRQRGLEIVSCPSCGRAQVDVYKLADEVTAGLTGMEVPLRVAVMGCVVNGPGEAREADLGVASGNGKGQIFVKGEVVKTVPESKIVETLIEEAMKIAEQLEQDGVAAGEPAVTVS
- the dxs gene encoding 1-deoxy-D-xylulose-5-phosphate synthase, which produces MTILENIRQPRDLKALSEPELGQLSEEIREFLVHAVARTGGHLGPNLGVVELTVALHRVFESPRDRILWDTGHQSYVHKLLTGRQDFSKLRGKGGLSGYPSREESEHDVIENSHASTALGWADGLAKARQVQGEKGHVVAVVGDGALTGGMAWEALNNIAAAKDRPLIVVVNDNERSYAPTIGGLANHLATLRTTDGYEKVLAWGKDVLLRTPVVGHTVYESLHGAKKGFKDAFAPQGMFEDLGLKYVGPIDGHDLRAVESALRRAKRFHGPVLVHCLTEKGRGYEPALAHEEDHFHTVGVMDPLTCAPLAPSGGPSWTSVFGDEIVRIGEERDDVVAITAAMLHPVGLGAFAERFPDRVWDVGIAEQHAAVSAAGLATGGLHPVVAVYATFLNRAFDQLLMDVALHRCGVTFVLDRAGVTGADGASHNGMWDMSVLQVVPGLRIAAPRDAEQLRAQLREAVAVDDAPTLVRFPKESVGPEIPAVGRVGGMDVLHRSDTTETPDVLLVAVGVMAPVCLQAAELLQARGIGCTVVDPRWVKPVDPALPGLAAGHRLVAVVEDNSRAAGVGSAVALALGDAEVDVPVRRFGIPEQFLAHAKRAEVLADIGLTPVEVAGRISASLAVLAVKEAGTEAGTEAGTVEEKDV